The following proteins are encoded in a genomic region of Gadus macrocephalus chromosome 19, ASM3116895v1:
- the LOC132447256 gene encoding protein qua-1-like isoform X1, with amino-acid sequence MEKLVRFLLAFLALKATLANPRFSRQAELDTYDDTNYDVDIENLELENQDMYDYEEGLGENPEMEIGTVPPPDHSYPSPGASLEEEEEEEREYEEELPLRAKHVQQGSGDSGVLMGPNTQKEEELRLTPVDTLHVSGDFGGSAGSGTPGAPGASGSGDSGAPSSAGSGDLASGSGGSGAPLAGSGDLSGSGGFPGSGGSGASGDQLGSGGSGVAETSGDALLGSGESGDVSLASGSSGDLLGSGGSGDVSFVDLLLGSGGSGDVLLGSGGSGDVLLGSGGSGDVLLGSGGSGDVLLGSGGSGDILLGSGGSGDVLLGSGGSGDLIGSGTSGDLSGESGDVDVTLISGGEELPLTPDTTTPQEASGSSGEWSGSSGVASGGSGDVGESGTSGASGSGDEPGVTLIPDIDEEEELLPIKPDTPQEGTGSTDGSAMPDPETTVAPVTTVAPVETEEPEVDWRGMPTCLLCTCLGTSVYCDDLKLDSIPPLPKETTHFYARYNRLTKIHKSDFAFMSKLKRIDVTANDISSVDEGAFSTLPALEELVIRENHVSQLPALPVTMTLIDASHNEVDTRGIHKEAFKDMAGLLYLYLTDNHLDYIPVPLPDSLRSLHLQRNNIQSMHEDTFCNLQDFNYIRNALEDIRLDGNPVNLSRTPQAYVCLPRIPIGALVHTHTRAHTHTHTHTLLHNISHGHMGTRA; translated from the exons ATGGAGAAGCTTGTGCGGTTCCTGTTGGCGTTCCTCGCCCTCAAAGCGACTTTGGCCAACCCCAGATTCTCCCGCCAGGCGGAACTGGACACGTACGACGACACCAACTACGATGTGGATATAGAGAACCTGGAACTGGAGAACCAGGATATGTACGACTACGAGGAAGGCCTGGGGGAGAACCCAGAG ATGGAGATCGGAACCGTGCCTCCACCGGACCACAGCTACCCCTCACCCGGAGCCTccttggaggaagaggaggaggaggagcgggaatATGAAGAGGAGTTGCCCTTGAGAGCAAAGCATGTGCAACAGGGCTCTGGGGACTCGGGAGTGCTCATGGGTCCCAACACACAGAAAG AGGAGGAGCTTCGTCTGACGCCCGTTGACACCCTTCATGTCTCCGGGGACTTCGGGGGCTCGGCGGGGTCCGGTACCCCGGGCGCGCCTGGGGCCTCAGGGTCCGGGGACTCGGGGGCTCCTTCCTCCGCGGGCTCCGGAGACCTCGCCTCCGGCTCCGGAGGTTCCGGGGCCCCCCTTGCCGGATCGGGGGATCTCTCGGGCTCAGGGGGCTTCCCGGGGTCCGGTGGTTCCGGAGCGTCCGGGGACCAGCTTGGTTCCGGGGGGTCCGGGGTCGCAGAGACCTCCGGGGACGCCCTCCTGGGCTCTGGGGAATCAGGGGACGTCTCCCTGGCCTCCGGGAGCTCCGGAGACCTCCTTGGTTCTGGAGGATCAGGGGATGTTTCCTTTGTGGATCTCCTCTTGGGCTCTGGAGGCTCAGGGGACGTTCTCCTGGGCTCCGGGGGGTCCGGGGACGTTCTCCTGGGCTCTGGGGGCTCAGGGGACGTCCTTCTGGGCTCCGGGGGCTCCGGGGACGTTCTCCTGGGCTCTGGGGGCTCAGGGGACATTCTCCTGGGCTCTGGGGGCTCCGGGGACGTTCTCCTGGGCTCCGGGGGGTCCGGGGATCTCATTGGTTCAGGGACCTCTGGGGATCTCTCTGGCGAGTCTGGGGACGTGGACGTTACCTTGATATCTGGAG GGGAAGAGCTGCCCCTCACTCCCGACACCACTACACCCCAGGAGGCCTCGGGTTCTTCTGGGGAGTGGTCAGGGTCTTCCGGGGTCGCCTCTGGTGGCTCTGGAGACGTTGGCGAGTCTGGAACCTCTGGGGcctctggctctggggacgAACCCGGGGTCACACTGATCCCGGACATTGATGAAG AGGAGGAGCTGCTTCCAATTAAACCAGATACCCCTCAGGAAGGTACTGGTAGTACGGATGGCTCCGCCATGCCAGACCCCGAAACCACGGTAGCCCCCGTAACCACGGTAGCCCCCGTTGAGACTGAAGAGCCAGAAGTTGACTGGCGAG GTATGCCCACATGTCTACTGTGTACATGCCTCGGTACTTCGGTCTACTGCGATGACCTGAAGCTGGACAGCATACCGCCCCTCCCCAAAGAGACGACTCACTTCTACGCTCGCTACAACAGACTCACCAAGATCCACAAGTCCGACTTTGCCTTCATGA GCAAGCTGAAGAGGATCGACGTCACGGCCAACGACATCTCGTCCGTCGACGAGGGCGCCTTCTCAACGCTGCCGgcgctggaggagctggtgatcaGGGAGAACCACGTCTCGCAGCTGCCCGCCCTGCCGGTCACCATGACGCTCATCGACGCTAGCCACAACGAGGTCGACACCAGGGGCATCCACAAGGAGGCGTTCAAG GATATGGCTGGACTTCTGTACTTGTACCTGACAGACAACCACCTTGATTACATCCCTGTGCCTCTACCAGACAGCCTGCGATCCCTGCATCTCCAG CGGAATAACATCCAGTCGATGCACGAGGACACCTTCTGCAATCTGCAAGACTTCAACTACATCAGGAACGCCCTGGAGGACATCCGCCTGGACGGTAACCCCGTCAACCTCAGCCGGACCCCGCAGGCCTACGTCTGCCTGCCCCGCATCCCCATCGGGGCTCtcgt gcacacacacacacgcgcgcacacacacacacacacacacaccctcttgcACAACATCTCCCATGGACACATGGGAACAcgtgcatag
- the LOC132447256 gene encoding protein qua-1-like isoform X4, with translation MEKLVRFLLAFLALKATLANPRFSRQAELDTYDDTNYDVDIENLELENQDMYDYEEGLGENPEMEIGTVPPPDHSYPSPGASLEEEEEEEREYEEELPLRAKHVQQGSGDSGVLMGPNTQKEEELRLTPVDTLHVSGDFGGSAGSGTPGAPGASGSGDSGAPSSAGSGDLASGSGGSGAPLAGSGDLSGSGGFPGSGGSGASGDQLGSGGSGVAETSGDALLGSGESGDVSLASGSSGDLLGSGGSGDVSFVDLLLGSGGSGDVLLGSGGSGDVLLGSGGSGDVLLGSGGSGDVLLGSGGSGDILLGSGGSGDVLLGSGGSGDLIGSGTSGDLSGESGDVDVTLISGGEELPLTPDTTTPQEASGSSGEWSGSSGVASGGSGDVGESGTSGASGSGDEPGVTLIPDIDEEEELLPIKPDTPQEGTGSTDGSAMPDPETTVAPVTTVAPVETEEPEVDWRGMPTCLLCTCLGTSVYCDDLKLDSIPPLPKETTHFYARYNRLTKIHKSDFAFMSKLKRIDVTANDISSVDEGAFSTLPALEELVIRENHVSQLPALPVTMTLIDASHNEVDTRGIHKEAFKDMAGLLYLYLTDNHLDYIPVPLPDSLRSLHLQRNNIQSMHEDTFCNLQDFNYIRNALEDIRLDGNPVNLSRTPQAYVCLPRIPIGALV, from the exons ATGGAGAAGCTTGTGCGGTTCCTGTTGGCGTTCCTCGCCCTCAAAGCGACTTTGGCCAACCCCAGATTCTCCCGCCAGGCGGAACTGGACACGTACGACGACACCAACTACGATGTGGATATAGAGAACCTGGAACTGGAGAACCAGGATATGTACGACTACGAGGAAGGCCTGGGGGAGAACCCAGAG ATGGAGATCGGAACCGTGCCTCCACCGGACCACAGCTACCCCTCACCCGGAGCCTccttggaggaagaggaggaggaggagcgggaatATGAAGAGGAGTTGCCCTTGAGAGCAAAGCATGTGCAACAGGGCTCTGGGGACTCGGGAGTGCTCATGGGTCCCAACACACAGAAAG AGGAGGAGCTTCGTCTGACGCCCGTTGACACCCTTCATGTCTCCGGGGACTTCGGGGGCTCGGCGGGGTCCGGTACCCCGGGCGCGCCTGGGGCCTCAGGGTCCGGGGACTCGGGGGCTCCTTCCTCCGCGGGCTCCGGAGACCTCGCCTCCGGCTCCGGAGGTTCCGGGGCCCCCCTTGCCGGATCGGGGGATCTCTCGGGCTCAGGGGGCTTCCCGGGGTCCGGTGGTTCCGGAGCGTCCGGGGACCAGCTTGGTTCCGGGGGGTCCGGGGTCGCAGAGACCTCCGGGGACGCCCTCCTGGGCTCTGGGGAATCAGGGGACGTCTCCCTGGCCTCCGGGAGCTCCGGAGACCTCCTTGGTTCTGGAGGATCAGGGGATGTTTCCTTTGTGGATCTCCTCTTGGGCTCTGGAGGCTCAGGGGACGTTCTCCTGGGCTCCGGGGGGTCCGGGGACGTTCTCCTGGGCTCTGGGGGCTCAGGGGACGTCCTTCTGGGCTCCGGGGGCTCCGGGGACGTTCTCCTGGGCTCTGGGGGCTCAGGGGACATTCTCCTGGGCTCTGGGGGCTCCGGGGACGTTCTCCTGGGCTCCGGGGGGTCCGGGGATCTCATTGGTTCAGGGACCTCTGGGGATCTCTCTGGCGAGTCTGGGGACGTGGACGTTACCTTGATATCTGGAG GGGAAGAGCTGCCCCTCACTCCCGACACCACTACACCCCAGGAGGCCTCGGGTTCTTCTGGGGAGTGGTCAGGGTCTTCCGGGGTCGCCTCTGGTGGCTCTGGAGACGTTGGCGAGTCTGGAACCTCTGGGGcctctggctctggggacgAACCCGGGGTCACACTGATCCCGGACATTGATGAAG AGGAGGAGCTGCTTCCAATTAAACCAGATACCCCTCAGGAAGGTACTGGTAGTACGGATGGCTCCGCCATGCCAGACCCCGAAACCACGGTAGCCCCCGTAACCACGGTAGCCCCCGTTGAGACTGAAGAGCCAGAAGTTGACTGGCGAG GTATGCCCACATGTCTACTGTGTACATGCCTCGGTACTTCGGTCTACTGCGATGACCTGAAGCTGGACAGCATACCGCCCCTCCCCAAAGAGACGACTCACTTCTACGCTCGCTACAACAGACTCACCAAGATCCACAAGTCCGACTTTGCCTTCATGA GCAAGCTGAAGAGGATCGACGTCACGGCCAACGACATCTCGTCCGTCGACGAGGGCGCCTTCTCAACGCTGCCGgcgctggaggagctggtgatcaGGGAGAACCACGTCTCGCAGCTGCCCGCCCTGCCGGTCACCATGACGCTCATCGACGCTAGCCACAACGAGGTCGACACCAGGGGCATCCACAAGGAGGCGTTCAAG GATATGGCTGGACTTCTGTACTTGTACCTGACAGACAACCACCTTGATTACATCCCTGTGCCTCTACCAGACAGCCTGCGATCCCTGCATCTCCAG CGGAATAACATCCAGTCGATGCACGAGGACACCTTCTGCAATCTGCAAGACTTCAACTACATCAGGAACGCCCTGGAGGACATCCGCCTGGACGGTAACCCCGTCAACCTCAGCCGGACCCCGCAGGCCTACGTCTGCCTGCCCCGCATCCCCATCGGGGCTCtcgtctga
- the LOC132447256 gene encoding protein qua-1-like isoform X2: MEKLVRFLLAFLALKATLANPRFSRQAELDTYDDTNYDVDIENLELENQDMYDYEEGLGENPEMEIGTVPPPDHSYPSPGASLEEEEEEEREYEEELPLRAKHVQQGSGDSGVLMGPNTQKEEELRLTPVDTLHVSGDFGGSAGSGTPGAPGASGSGDSGAPSSAGSGDLASGSGGSGAPLAGSGDLSGSGGFPGSGGSGASGDQLGSGGSGVAETSGDALLGSGESGDVSLASGSSGDLLGSGGSGDVSFVDLLLGSGGSGDVLLGSGGSGDVLLGSGGSGDVLLGSGGSGDVLLGSGGSGDILLGSGGSGDVLLGSGGSGDLIGSGTSGDLSGESGDVDVTLISGGEELPLTPDTTTPQEASGSSGEWSGSSGVASGGSGDVGESGTSGASGSGDEPGVTLIPDIDEEEELLPIKPDTPQEGTGSTDGSAMPDPETTVAPVTTVAPVETEEPEVDWRGMPTCLLCTCLGTSVYCDDLKLDSIPPLPKETTHFYARYNRLTKIHKSDFAFMSKLKRIDVTANDISSVDEGAFSTLPALEELVIRENHVSQLPALPVTMTLIDASHNEVDTRGIHKEAFKDMAGLLYLYLTDNHLDYIPVPLPDSLRSLHLQRNNIQSMHEDTFCNLQDFNYIRNALEDIRLDGNPVNLSRTPQAYVCLPRIPIGALVHTRAHTHTHTHTLLHNISHGHMGTRA; the protein is encoded by the exons ATGGAGAAGCTTGTGCGGTTCCTGTTGGCGTTCCTCGCCCTCAAAGCGACTTTGGCCAACCCCAGATTCTCCCGCCAGGCGGAACTGGACACGTACGACGACACCAACTACGATGTGGATATAGAGAACCTGGAACTGGAGAACCAGGATATGTACGACTACGAGGAAGGCCTGGGGGAGAACCCAGAG ATGGAGATCGGAACCGTGCCTCCACCGGACCACAGCTACCCCTCACCCGGAGCCTccttggaggaagaggaggaggaggagcgggaatATGAAGAGGAGTTGCCCTTGAGAGCAAAGCATGTGCAACAGGGCTCTGGGGACTCGGGAGTGCTCATGGGTCCCAACACACAGAAAG AGGAGGAGCTTCGTCTGACGCCCGTTGACACCCTTCATGTCTCCGGGGACTTCGGGGGCTCGGCGGGGTCCGGTACCCCGGGCGCGCCTGGGGCCTCAGGGTCCGGGGACTCGGGGGCTCCTTCCTCCGCGGGCTCCGGAGACCTCGCCTCCGGCTCCGGAGGTTCCGGGGCCCCCCTTGCCGGATCGGGGGATCTCTCGGGCTCAGGGGGCTTCCCGGGGTCCGGTGGTTCCGGAGCGTCCGGGGACCAGCTTGGTTCCGGGGGGTCCGGGGTCGCAGAGACCTCCGGGGACGCCCTCCTGGGCTCTGGGGAATCAGGGGACGTCTCCCTGGCCTCCGGGAGCTCCGGAGACCTCCTTGGTTCTGGAGGATCAGGGGATGTTTCCTTTGTGGATCTCCTCTTGGGCTCTGGAGGCTCAGGGGACGTTCTCCTGGGCTCCGGGGGGTCCGGGGACGTTCTCCTGGGCTCTGGGGGCTCAGGGGACGTCCTTCTGGGCTCCGGGGGCTCCGGGGACGTTCTCCTGGGCTCTGGGGGCTCAGGGGACATTCTCCTGGGCTCTGGGGGCTCCGGGGACGTTCTCCTGGGCTCCGGGGGGTCCGGGGATCTCATTGGTTCAGGGACCTCTGGGGATCTCTCTGGCGAGTCTGGGGACGTGGACGTTACCTTGATATCTGGAG GGGAAGAGCTGCCCCTCACTCCCGACACCACTACACCCCAGGAGGCCTCGGGTTCTTCTGGGGAGTGGTCAGGGTCTTCCGGGGTCGCCTCTGGTGGCTCTGGAGACGTTGGCGAGTCTGGAACCTCTGGGGcctctggctctggggacgAACCCGGGGTCACACTGATCCCGGACATTGATGAAG AGGAGGAGCTGCTTCCAATTAAACCAGATACCCCTCAGGAAGGTACTGGTAGTACGGATGGCTCCGCCATGCCAGACCCCGAAACCACGGTAGCCCCCGTAACCACGGTAGCCCCCGTTGAGACTGAAGAGCCAGAAGTTGACTGGCGAG GTATGCCCACATGTCTACTGTGTACATGCCTCGGTACTTCGGTCTACTGCGATGACCTGAAGCTGGACAGCATACCGCCCCTCCCCAAAGAGACGACTCACTTCTACGCTCGCTACAACAGACTCACCAAGATCCACAAGTCCGACTTTGCCTTCATGA GCAAGCTGAAGAGGATCGACGTCACGGCCAACGACATCTCGTCCGTCGACGAGGGCGCCTTCTCAACGCTGCCGgcgctggaggagctggtgatcaGGGAGAACCACGTCTCGCAGCTGCCCGCCCTGCCGGTCACCATGACGCTCATCGACGCTAGCCACAACGAGGTCGACACCAGGGGCATCCACAAGGAGGCGTTCAAG GATATGGCTGGACTTCTGTACTTGTACCTGACAGACAACCACCTTGATTACATCCCTGTGCCTCTACCAGACAGCCTGCGATCCCTGCATCTCCAG CGGAATAACATCCAGTCGATGCACGAGGACACCTTCTGCAATCTGCAAGACTTCAACTACATCAGGAACGCCCTGGAGGACATCCGCCTGGACGGTAACCCCGTCAACCTCAGCCGGACCCCGCAGGCCTACGTCTGCCTGCCCCGCATCCCCATCGGGGCTCtcgt acacacacgcgcgcacacacacacacacacacacaccctcttgcACAACATCTCCCATGGACACATGGGAACAcgtgcatag
- the LOC132447256 gene encoding protein qua-1-like isoform X3, whose protein sequence is MEKLVRFLLAFLALKATLANPRFSRQAELDTYDDTNYDVDIENLELENQDMYDYEEGLGENPEMEIGTVPPPDHSYPSPGASLEEEEEEEREYEEELPLRAKHVQQGSGDSGVLMGPNTQKEEELRLTPVDTLHVSGDFGGSAGSGTPGAPGASGSGDSGAPSSAGSGDLASGSGGSGAPLAGSGDLSGSGGFPGSGGSGASGDQLGSGGSGVAETSGDALLGSGESGDVSLASGSSGDLLGSGGSGDVSFVDLLLGSGGSGDVLLGSGGSGDVLLGSGGSGDVLLGSGGSGDVLLGSGGSGDILLGSGGSGDLIGSGTSGDLSGESGDVDVTLISGGEELPLTPDTTTPQEASGSSGEWSGSSGVASGGSGDVGESGTSGASGSGDEPGVTLIPDIDEEEELLPIKPDTPQEGTGSTDGSAMPDPETTVAPVTTVAPVETEEPEVDWRGMPTCLLCTCLGTSVYCDDLKLDSIPPLPKETTHFYARYNRLTKIHKSDFAFMSKLKRIDVTANDISSVDEGAFSTLPALEELVIRENHVSQLPALPVTMTLIDASHNEVDTRGIHKEAFKDMAGLLYLYLTDNHLDYIPVPLPDSLRSLHLQRNNIQSMHEDTFCNLQDFNYIRNALEDIRLDGNPVNLSRTPQAYVCLPRIPIGALVHTHTRAHTHTHTHTLLHNISHGHMGTRA, encoded by the exons ATGGAGAAGCTTGTGCGGTTCCTGTTGGCGTTCCTCGCCCTCAAAGCGACTTTGGCCAACCCCAGATTCTCCCGCCAGGCGGAACTGGACACGTACGACGACACCAACTACGATGTGGATATAGAGAACCTGGAACTGGAGAACCAGGATATGTACGACTACGAGGAAGGCCTGGGGGAGAACCCAGAG ATGGAGATCGGAACCGTGCCTCCACCGGACCACAGCTACCCCTCACCCGGAGCCTccttggaggaagaggaggaggaggagcgggaatATGAAGAGGAGTTGCCCTTGAGAGCAAAGCATGTGCAACAGGGCTCTGGGGACTCGGGAGTGCTCATGGGTCCCAACACACAGAAAG AGGAGGAGCTTCGTCTGACGCCCGTTGACACCCTTCATGTCTCCGGGGACTTCGGGGGCTCGGCGGGGTCCGGTACCCCGGGCGCGCCTGGGGCCTCAGGGTCCGGGGACTCGGGGGCTCCTTCCTCCGCGGGCTCCGGAGACCTCGCCTCCGGCTCCGGAGGTTCCGGGGCCCCCCTTGCCGGATCGGGGGATCTCTCGGGCTCAGGGGGCTTCCCGGGGTCCGGTGGTTCCGGAGCGTCCGGGGACCAGCTTGGTTCCGGGGGGTCCGGGGTCGCAGAGACCTCCGGGGACGCCCTCCTGGGCTCTGGGGAATCAGGGGACGTCTCCCTGGCCTCCGGGAGCTCCGGAGACCTCCTTGGTTCTGGAGGATCAGGGGATGTTTCCTTTGTGGATCTCCTCTTGGGCTCTGGAGGCTCAGGGGACGTTCTCCTGGGCTCCGGGGGGTCCGGGGACGTTCTCCTGGGCTCTGGGGGCTCAGGGGACGTCCTTCTGGGCTCCGGGGGCTCCGGGGACGTTCTCCTGGGCTCTGGGGGCTCAGGGGACATTCTCCTGGGCTCTGGGGGCTCCGGGGA TCTCATTGGTTCAGGGACCTCTGGGGATCTCTCTGGCGAGTCTGGGGACGTGGACGTTACCTTGATATCTGGAG GGGAAGAGCTGCCCCTCACTCCCGACACCACTACACCCCAGGAGGCCTCGGGTTCTTCTGGGGAGTGGTCAGGGTCTTCCGGGGTCGCCTCTGGTGGCTCTGGAGACGTTGGCGAGTCTGGAACCTCTGGGGcctctggctctggggacgAACCCGGGGTCACACTGATCCCGGACATTGATGAAG AGGAGGAGCTGCTTCCAATTAAACCAGATACCCCTCAGGAAGGTACTGGTAGTACGGATGGCTCCGCCATGCCAGACCCCGAAACCACGGTAGCCCCCGTAACCACGGTAGCCCCCGTTGAGACTGAAGAGCCAGAAGTTGACTGGCGAG GTATGCCCACATGTCTACTGTGTACATGCCTCGGTACTTCGGTCTACTGCGATGACCTGAAGCTGGACAGCATACCGCCCCTCCCCAAAGAGACGACTCACTTCTACGCTCGCTACAACAGACTCACCAAGATCCACAAGTCCGACTTTGCCTTCATGA GCAAGCTGAAGAGGATCGACGTCACGGCCAACGACATCTCGTCCGTCGACGAGGGCGCCTTCTCAACGCTGCCGgcgctggaggagctggtgatcaGGGAGAACCACGTCTCGCAGCTGCCCGCCCTGCCGGTCACCATGACGCTCATCGACGCTAGCCACAACGAGGTCGACACCAGGGGCATCCACAAGGAGGCGTTCAAG GATATGGCTGGACTTCTGTACTTGTACCTGACAGACAACCACCTTGATTACATCCCTGTGCCTCTACCAGACAGCCTGCGATCCCTGCATCTCCAG CGGAATAACATCCAGTCGATGCACGAGGACACCTTCTGCAATCTGCAAGACTTCAACTACATCAGGAACGCCCTGGAGGACATCCGCCTGGACGGTAACCCCGTCAACCTCAGCCGGACCCCGCAGGCCTACGTCTGCCTGCCCCGCATCCCCATCGGGGCTCtcgt gcacacacacacacgcgcgcacacacacacacacacacacaccctcttgcACAACATCTCCCATGGACACATGGGAACAcgtgcatag